The Camelina sativa cultivar DH55 chromosome 14, Cs, whole genome shotgun sequence genome includes a window with the following:
- the LOC104741961 gene encoding immune-associated nucleotide-binding protein 8-like isoform X1: MNMSDQSMASGSAQIKNIVLVGRAGNGKSATGNSLIRQQRFTSLTQATGVTMTCQTFRAVTKSGPIINVIDTPGLFDLITTPAFISKEIVRCLALVEEGLHAVVLVLSARNRITQEEESVVSTLQSLFGSRILDYLIVVFTGGDELEENNQTLKTYLSTSPEFLTRIFTLSGNRKVLFNNKTKDEDKKDKQIEELLAHVAAIGRKNEGRPFTEEMHRQIKEETKKLKDEEKKAEARYRKEVEKERERKEELRMSFQLKMDEMAMMVERKVANALDIHEAMMRIMENVATRREQDPKPSCNIM; the protein is encoded by the exons ATG AACATGAGTGACCAGTCCATGGCTTCTGGGTCAGCGCAAATAAAAAACATAGTTCTAGTGGGGCGTGCAGGCAACGGAAAAAGCGCCACAGGGAACTCACTCATTAGACAACAAAGGTTCACCTCATTAACACAAGCAACAGGTGTTACTATGACATGTCAAACATTTAGGGCTGTGACAAAAAGTGGGCCGATCATCAATGTGATTGACACTCCTG GTCTATTCGATTTGATAACGACACCTGCCTTTATCAGCAAGGAAATCGTTAGATGTCTTGCTCTGGTTGAGGAAGGATTACATGCTGTGGTGTTAGTTTTATCCGCTAGGAATCGGATTACGCAAGAGGAAGAGTCCGTGGTTAGTACGTTGCAAAGCCTCTTCGGGAGTAGAATCCTTGACTATTTGATCGTTGTATTCACTGGTGGTGATGAGCTAGAAGAAAACAACCAGACATTGAAAACGTATTTATCCACAAGCCCTGAGTTTCTGACG AGAATTTTCACATTAAGTGGCAATAGAaaggttttgtttaataataagaCCAAGGATGAAGACAAGAAGGATAAGCAAATCGAGGAGCTTCTCGCCCATGTTGCAGCAATTGGAAGGAAAAACGAAGGGAGACCGTTTACGGAAGAGATGCACCGTCAGATAAAG GAAGAGACCAAGAAGCTTAAGGACGAGGAAAAGAAAGCCGAAGCTAGGTATAGAAAAGAAGTAGAGAAAGAAAGGGAGAGGAAGGAGGAGTTAAGGATGTCGTTTCAACTTAAGATGGATGAAATGGCAATGATG GTGGAGAGAAAAGTAgcaaatgctttggatatacACGAAGCAATGATGCGTATAATGGAAAACGTGGCGACAAGGAGAGAACAAGATCCGAAGCCGTCATGCAACATCATGTAA
- the LOC104741961 gene encoding immune-associated nucleotide-binding protein 8-like isoform X2, which translates to MSDQSMASGSAQIKNIVLVGRAGNGKSATGNSLIRQQRFTSLTQATGVTMTCQTFRAVTKSGPIINVIDTPGLFDLITTPAFISKEIVRCLALVEEGLHAVVLVLSARNRITQEEESVVSTLQSLFGSRILDYLIVVFTGGDELEENNQTLKTYLSTSPEFLTRIFTLSGNRKVLFNNKTKDEDKKDKQIEELLAHVAAIGRKNEGRPFTEEMHRQIKEETKKLKDEEKKAEARYRKEVEKERERKEELRMSFQLKMDEMAMMVERKVANALDIHEAMMRIMENVATRREQDPKPSCNIM; encoded by the exons ATGAGTGACCAGTCCATGGCTTCTGGGTCAGCGCAAATAAAAAACATAGTTCTAGTGGGGCGTGCAGGCAACGGAAAAAGCGCCACAGGGAACTCACTCATTAGACAACAAAGGTTCACCTCATTAACACAAGCAACAGGTGTTACTATGACATGTCAAACATTTAGGGCTGTGACAAAAAGTGGGCCGATCATCAATGTGATTGACACTCCTG GTCTATTCGATTTGATAACGACACCTGCCTTTATCAGCAAGGAAATCGTTAGATGTCTTGCTCTGGTTGAGGAAGGATTACATGCTGTGGTGTTAGTTTTATCCGCTAGGAATCGGATTACGCAAGAGGAAGAGTCCGTGGTTAGTACGTTGCAAAGCCTCTTCGGGAGTAGAATCCTTGACTATTTGATCGTTGTATTCACTGGTGGTGATGAGCTAGAAGAAAACAACCAGACATTGAAAACGTATTTATCCACAAGCCCTGAGTTTCTGACG AGAATTTTCACATTAAGTGGCAATAGAaaggttttgtttaataataagaCCAAGGATGAAGACAAGAAGGATAAGCAAATCGAGGAGCTTCTCGCCCATGTTGCAGCAATTGGAAGGAAAAACGAAGGGAGACCGTTTACGGAAGAGATGCACCGTCAGATAAAG GAAGAGACCAAGAAGCTTAAGGACGAGGAAAAGAAAGCCGAAGCTAGGTATAGAAAAGAAGTAGAGAAAGAAAGGGAGAGGAAGGAGGAGTTAAGGATGTCGTTTCAACTTAAGATGGATGAAATGGCAATGATG GTGGAGAGAAAAGTAgcaaatgctttggatatacACGAAGCAATGATGCGTATAATGGAAAACGTGGCGACAAGGAGAGAACAAGATCCGAAGCCGTCATGCAACATCATGTAA